The Rosa chinensis cultivar Old Blush chromosome 7, RchiOBHm-V2, whole genome shotgun sequence DNA segment GCGCAGCGAGAGAGACGAGCTAAAGGTCTGTGTTTCACATGTGATGAACGTTGGTCTGAGAATCATGTTTGTAAGAAGCCAGTGATGGCCATTCTGGATCCCACGACAGACCTCAAGGAGCACCCGACAACGACGGATCACCAGTCAGAGGATCCTCCTTCCGAGGACAAACCAACTCTTCCTCTGCACGCCATCACCTCCACTAAGATGGGTGAAATGATGCGTTTTACTGGCTTTAGTCAGCAGCAACCCCTTACTGTCTTTGTCGATTGTGGGTCCGCGACCAATTTTCTGAATCCTTCAGTGGCTAAGCGGTTGGGCCTTCCATTCAATCGGTTTCCCAATTCCGATTCACTTTCGCTTCGGGTGAACCGCTGTCACCCTCCGGGCAAGTCCTCGATATCACGGTGTCCATCCAGGACTATAGCTTCACCAGCTCGTTCTTATTGATACCAGTCACTGGATGTGATCTCCTCCTCGGTGCCCAATGGCTTGACACACTCGGACTGATCGGATGGCATTTTTCAGAAAAAGTGATGATGTTTACCCAGAATGGGCGGTGCCACGTCCTCCAAGGCTTAACCACGCGACCACACCTATTGGATCAGTCCGCCCTGCTGGCTCTCTTACCTGCCGATCACATGGACTTGGTTTCTTCTGCCCCAAGCCCAGTACTCGTTCCTGACCCAACCTAGCAACCTGAGTTACAACAATTATTGGCCCAATTTGCAGAAATCTTTGTAGCTCTTTCCGGCTTACCTCCTCAATGAGCCGTGGACCACCGCATTCCGTTGCTGCCCAACTCTGGCCAGGTTAATGTTCGGCCTTACCGTTATCCGCACTCGTAGAAAACGGAGTTGGAAACCCAAGTCCAAGAGATGCTTTCTAATGGCATCATTCGACCAAGTCGAAGCCCTTTCTCATCACCAGTTCTCTTGGTAAGAAAGAAGGAGGGTACTTGGCGCTTTTGTGTGGATTATCGCTCTCTCAACAATGTCACCATTAAAGATAGGTTTCCTATCCCCGTGGTTGACGAACTACTCGATGAATTACATGGTGCCAAGTATTTTTCTAAGTTGGATTTGCGGTCGGGCTACCACCAAATCCGCATGCATGAGGATGATATCCACAAAACGGCTTTCCGCACTCATGAAGGTCACTATGAGTTTTTGGTAATGCCCTTCGGGCTCTCTAATGCCCCTTCTACATTTCAAAGTCTTATGAATCATGTGTTTAAACATATTTTACACAAGTTTGTTCTTGTATTCTTTGATGACATATTGGTCTATAGCCCGGATTTCCAATCTCACATCCATCACCTTGAAGAAGTATTTCAACTTTTACACAGCCATCAACTTAAGGTGAAGCTTGTTAAATGTTCCTTTGGGCAAACCACAGTAAGCTACTTGGGCCATATTATTTCTGGTCAAGGGGTCTCGGTTGACCCAGAAAAGGTGCAATGCCTTCATGAATGGCCTAAGCCACAAATTGTAAAAGGCCTCCGAGGATTCTTGGGCCTTGCGGGCTATTACAGGAGGTTCGTCAAAAACTTCGGGCTGATAGCCCAACCTCTCAACTCCATGCTGAAGGCCAACAACTTTACATGGACTCCGGCCGTTGACGATGCATTTCGCCGCCTGAAGCTCGCAGTCACTATTGCCCCGGTTCTCGCTCTTCCGGATTTCTCACGGCCATTTACGGTCGAAACCGATGCTAGTGGGCTGGGCATCGGGGCTGTCCTCACCCAAGACAAACATCCCATTGCATTCCTCAGTAAAACTCTTCTCCCAGAAATCAGACCCTCTCTGTATATGACAAAGAGATGTTTGCTGTTCTCTTTGCCATCGATAAATGGCGGCCATACCTACTCGGCAATAAATTCACAATTCTTACCGACCACCAAACCTTGAAGCACTTGCTGGATCAACGAATCACTACACCATCTCAACACAAATGGCTTGCAAAGCTACTGGGGTATGATTATAAGATTGAGTACAAACCTGGGCACCTCAACACTGTTCCTGATGTCTTGTCTCGACGACATGAGCTTTATGCAATTCAGGCCGTTTCCTCTCCGGTCTTTGATAGTGTCGCCCAAATTCAACAGGCGTGTTCTAGGGACCCAGAAGCACAATCCATCCTTGCTGCCCTTCGTCAAGGTCAATCTACCCGAAAACACTTCTCATTGCACAACAACCAACTACTCTACAAGCAGCGTATCTTTGTCCCACAAACATCAGAGTGGAGGTCCAAAATTCTCCACGAATTTCACGCCTCCTTACAAGCAGGACACTCTGGATATTTACGTACCTTTGTGCGTCTATCTAGGAGCTTCTGTTGGCCGGGTCTTCGACGGGATGTCAAATCCTTCATCGCTGCTTGTGACCAGTGTCAGCGTCAGAACTACGAGGCCATCCACCCCCCAGGCTTGCTGCAACCCCTCCCGATCCTTGACAAAGTGTGGCTCGACATTTCGATGGATTTCATCGACGGGCTACCCAACTCACAAGGCAAGAATGCCATCCTGGTTGTGGTTGATCGTCTCTCTAAGTATGGGCATTTCATTGCCGTGACCCACCCCTATACAGCTGCCCAGATTGCTGCGGTTTTTATGAAGGAGATCTTCTGGTTGCACGGCATGCCCAGGACGATCGTGTCGGATCGCGATCCCATCTTCATTAGTCACTTTTGGAAGGCTTTCTACAGGCTTCAGGGCACCCAATTATGTCATAGCTCTGCGTACCACCCCCAATCTGATGGCCAGACGGAGGTGGTCAACAGATCTGTGGAACATTACCTGAGGTGTTTCATCGCCGACAAGCCAGCCTCATGGAGTAGTCTGCTTCACTGGGCGGAATGGTGGTACAATTCCACCTACCATTCCACCATCAAAATGGCCCCTTTTCAAGCCCTCTATGGCGTCCCTCCACCAGCAGTCCAGTGCTACCTTCCCGGCTCCACCGCGGTTCATGCGGTCGACATGGCTCTCCGTGACCGTGATGCCCTTCTACAGTCTCTTAAGCTGCACATGGCTCTCGCCCAAAATCTGATGAAACAACACTCCGACAAACAGAGGATTGAACGCGAATTTAAAATTAGGGATTGGGTTTTCCTCAAATTGCACCCATATCGCCAGCAATCCCTCATCAAACAAGCCTCCCACAAACTCTCTCCTCGCTTCTACGGGCCTTTCAAGATTCTTGATCGGATCGGAAGTGTGGCATATCGTTTGGATCTGCCGGCGTCGTCCAGAGTCCATCCGGTCTTCCATGTTTCACTCTTGAAGAAACGCATCGGCGACTCCGTGCCCATATCTCAGACCCTTCCTCAGTTCAACGCAAAAGGGGAGCCTATCTGGGTTCCTGAATGTGTGTTGGATATGTCTGTGACACAAAAGAAAAAACGGCCCATTACCCAGTGGCTTATTCAATGGGCTGGGCTACCTAAGGAGGACGCAACTTGGGAGGAAGCCCATGCCATCATGGCCCGTTTTCCTGCTTTCGGCAACCGTGGTCGGCTTGCGACTCAAAGGGGCGGGACTTGTTAGGATCACCTTCGCTAATCACCTCTTAATCTTGTATTAGTTATTCATCAGTAGCCTAAGCATAGCTAGAGTGGTTACAATGTGACTGTGGACCTAATGGCCAGCTGTCATCTTTCCCTTTTGTCTTGGAGATAGTTCAACTCCATATATATTGTAACTCACAGCCTGGAAGAGGCAGAATGAATGATGAATTAACCTTAGTTTCCTTTCTTTACTTTCAATTATCAGTTAGTACCCAATATTTTACATCGAAAATTGCCCTAAGCTTCTCATAAGACCTGGCATCTAGCGCTTGACCAATTTTTACTATCTTCTTGTGATAGAAAAATGCTCTTGAAAATCACGAACGCGGATATAGGCATAGATCATGGTTGAGTAAGTTACAGAGTTAGGTTTTAAATTGAGAACTTCCAtctctttcaagtttcaacagcTGTGGCAACTTTAAGTGTTGCCCTCAACGTGCATATGCATTCATCAGCATATTATATGTCATCAATGTTGGCTGCAAACCAATATTGCCAAATTCAGAAACCACATCTCTTGCTTCAAGATAGTGACCTTGCTTAGCAAATCCATCAAGAAGAGTGTTGAATGTCACCTTAGTCCCTTGAACCTTCTCTTTGATCATCAATTTCCAAATTCACATCAACATCTTAGTGTCGCCAGCACACCTAAATGCATCCAGTAAAGCAGTATATGTTTCTCTGGAGGGTTTTAATCCATCCCTTTGCATGTTCTCAAATGCGATGTAAGTTTTCTCATGCCGGCCACTGACTGAATATGCATGGATAATTTTGTGGAGTACGTGGagaagtaaagagaagaagactATTTCGATGCGGATGGGAATTTTGTGGAGTACGTGGAGAAGAATCAAGTTAAAGACGCTTGGCTTGATAGCATCACCAAACCTGTTGATCCAGAACTGGGAAcaacggtggtggtggtgaaggtgatgATGAAATTGGTCAGGATTTGAGTTCCGATGAGATTGGGAAGATTACTGTGTTGCAGGCCCTGACGAGGCTGAAGCGaaacaagaaggagaagataTCGGCGGAGACGAAGGCGGTGTTTGATCAGTTGACTGAGGATGCTATGGCGTTGATGATGAAGAACAGGGAGAATAATGTGTATGATGAGGAGAAGGAGGTTCTCGAATGGGAGGCACAGGGGTATGAGAGTTTGGCTAAGGCGAGAATGGGGGGAGGGAAGTCGGTACTGGAGGAGCTCGAAACTAATGCTAGGTCGTCGAATTCGATTGCGTCCATTAGTGCtgttggtggtggtgattgTGTGGCTAATGATGATGCTTTTGATATGTTTGGGGACGATGATGAGCCTGCAGTTGTGGCGAATGCTGCTGCCCCGGGTTTGGAGAATAATGGTGGAGGGGTGGAGAATGATACATGTGTTTGATGATGCTTCTGGGTAATATTATAGCCACAGCTTGGGGTATTATTATGATCCAGCTACAGGGCTGTATTGCTCAGCTCCGCAATGAGGAGACTAGGGCATATGATGAAGTTGCGCAACAGGCGCCTGAGGCTGCCGCCCCTGCTGTGAATCCCAAGCCATTGATACTTGGTGCTTCATGAGTTTTGTTTAAAATTTGTAGTGAGTTCAATACTGATATCAGTTCTAATTTCAAATGACATTAGAGCATCTCTGTAGCCTTGATCATAGTGTTGTCTTCTAGTTAAAATCACTCATGACAGGTCTGAAATTTCATTAACAATGAACAGTGTTAGTTGCCTTATTATTTTTCTGGTATTACTGGCATTATTAAAGCTTTGATTTTTAGATGAAAATGTCGATGATCAATTGTCCATCTACATCTCACAGACTCACAGTTAGGCCCTTTGCCGTTCAGCTACAACctatcttctccatcctctaaagccaTTTGGTAGCAAATCCTAGGGCGCACGTGTAAACCTGTTGGGTAGCTCAAAGACTCATTTATTTGGACCCAAATAGCATCAGTAAAACTATGGTGATGAACAAGTACCCAGCTGTAATCACAGTCGAAATTACAGAATGAATTTCAATTACTGACACTGATAACATTCACTTTACCTAATGTTTGTAAGTAGCTATAAACTGCCTTCAAATTTGGAAGTCATTCCTACATGGTACAACCGTGTGTGATTTTGAAGATATTTTGCAGTTCAAACCATGTTAGGCCTCTGGGAGCGGAAAATCGTGGGACTTATCATGCAAGAAGAAACTCTTTCCCTTGCTATCGACAGCCTTTTTCCACCCACACCATCCGCCGACCCAAATGAAAATACTGAACTTCTGGTAAATGATATATTGAAAAAAGATGCAAAACATGTTATGaccaagaaaagaacaaaagtaCAAGCAGCTTCTGAAAAGGATGTTACGAAATGGAGAAGATGAGAAAACTGCAATCCAGAGCCTACGACAAATATTAAGAAGTGGAAGCAAGAGGAAAAGGCTTGCTGCAACAAGCCTCTAGAGTAGAATTAGGCACCAAATGTTAAAGCATTCAAGCCACTTTAAACGAGAGCAACAATATTAATAGCAGAAGACAAGAAAAATATGATAAAATCCCCATCATATTAAGATAATAAGAGGTTTGCACATCTTAGAGTCTAAGCAACCTAATAAAAGAAAATGCCATTCCATTAAAGACAAAAGCAACCTCTAACCCCTAGAGGGGAACAATGAACGGCCAGTAGCTATATCAACATTCCTATCACCATCTCATTCATAATATCAACATTGAGATGAAAGCCCTTGGCTTCACTCAAATGCCCACTGGTTCTCCCTCCgaacctcctcctcttcttccggAGTGAAGTCATTCTTAATGTTGAAAGTCTTGCGGATCTCTTCAGGAGTCTTCCCCTTAATCATGTCTGCCACAGTCTGGCAAGTCAGATCCAGAAGTCCCTTGATGTTCAGATAGTTGGCAGCCTGAAAAACACAATTCAACCAACAAGTCAATACAATGCACCAAGAAGCCAATTTTAAATTCGGGCCAAGAAAGATAATGATACaattacacacacacaagaGCCAAGAAACAGTAGTTTCATGCTAACAAGCAGATACCAAAGATAAGCAGGAAAAGTATGCTATCCCCACACAGATCAAAATATAAGTTTTGCTTGATTGAAATAACCATAAAGGTGTAGCAGCATTAAGAAGAATCAATTTTTAACCATAAAGGAATAGGCCTTCATACATAACTCATTAAGCACACATTTAACGAATCAGTAAACCTACAAATTCAACAGACTGTAATCACACCATCAATCTTACATTACTCAAAGTCCTAAATGTTATTAGAAAACAAacctgaacaaaaaaaaaaaaaaaaaccccctcTTTTTAGATTCACATAAGCCATTGTTCAAGACTAGAAAATGATGTAGCACATACTTAAACACAGACGCGATCACAATATCAATGTTCTCAATGCCATGTAAACAATTAAGAAAATTCCTTTTACTCTGCTTCCTTAATAATCAATGGTTACCAACAAATATCCACATTTGAGTGAACCTTTAATCATAAGCCACTCAAGTAAACCtaaaatttcatcaaaaactaaAATTCAAGAGTGGATTGATAAAAACCCCTTTTGGCCCACACaacaaaccctaaacccaaatttCCCTAGAAAAAGATTCAATCTTTCACACAATACCAAAATTAAAGAATGGGTTTTTCGGAACCAACCAAGATGAGGTCGAACAGGACGTTCTGGTCGACCTTGATGAAATCGGAGTCAAACTCCTTCAACGGCGAGTCGCCGGCCTTGTCCTTCTCGGCATCTTTGCCGCCCTCCTCAACGTGCTTCTTGCAGTACTCGATCACCTTGGCTAGGATGGCGCCGGTGACGTTGGGCAAGGGGATCGCATTGTCGGCGCAGCCGTCCTCCACCATGTGCTTGATGGTCTGCGATTCCAGGGCCACCGCCTCGTCGACCTCGAAGGTCTCGTTGTCGGAGCTCTTTAGGGTTATGATCTTCTTCTCGGACGACATCGTTTTGGCTTTCTGGGGTTAGGGTTTGAGATAGACAGAGGGAGATTTGGAGTTTTGCCGCACTCGGGGAGATTTGATGTTACTGTTGCTCTCAACCCTAAAGTCGCTCTATTTATATTGACCAAGGCCTCAGAGTCAAAAGAAAGGGAAGTCAGTATTTTGGACGGTCACGATAAATTAAAAACTCTTTTCCATAGATTCCAGAATTTGTTTTCTTCAATTACACACCATTTCAagttttactcttttttctgataaaaaaacaaaaagttataCTCTTTTTGGTCTCTTCCTCGACCATTTGATCTGGACGGCGTTTGTTGCTGGTTGCTGGTTGCTTTGCGGCGGTACAGTGACTTTGTTCTTTCCGTTGATGGTTGCGGATTGTGGTGTGGTTACCCTTGCATTTGGGTCGGCTTGAATTTGGGCCCATTATGTTTGTTTATGTGTTGTTTGTTTGGGCTTAAAGGGAGGCACGAGCCGGGATGGACCAGAATGACCATGAtcccaaattcaaatccgatTCTAATAACGGGACAAGACAGGATGAGAAcccgttttttgttttttataatttttttttgataaatgaAACAGAACTAATGCATTCCATAATCAAAGCAAGCCGATTAGAGTGAAAACCAAATCTAGATAATTATGTTAGTTTGATATAGTTCCAATCCAAGTAGTCATAGGCTTTTTCCAAGTCAAGCTAATAGCCATAGCTCCAGACTTAGCGTTCAATTTATTGAAGTTGGTAAACAACTCATGAGctataaaaaaatgttgtccaAAATAGATCTTCCAGGGGCAAAAGCACCCTGGTTTTTAGAGATACATTTATCTAGCAGAGATTTTAGTCTAAAGATAAGCACTTTTGAAATAATCTTATAAATCACATTACGAAGACTTATAGGTCTAAGGTGATTAACCTGCTCAAGATTATCAATTTTTGGAATCAAGACTGTTGGTATGATTTATTAAGTTCAGAAAAGAGCCATGAGTAAAAAATTCAATGATTTACTTCCCTCTACATATTCTGGTAAAAGatgttagatcaaatatggacttaacacatatcatcataaagtaattgatgattagctaaatgtcaaacctagtttaacttggatacaaactgtaaatcaatactagtaacttaatgaagcagtgtatcaattcattaaggatagtaattcattgcttagtctacaacaaaggctacaagattgtgatacattaagaatctaactaggaaacctaatccgataaggaatgctttaatgggaagcttcttgagggttaagtcacctatataaataagatgaattggtccctgattactatcgacgttttgcatattgttctgttcattgagaagcaagttggtaagtaacagaaggtcatattcagtgttcgtgtttgcagctgcataagatggaatccatgccagtgattgctgaaggtaagccttgatcccttttatgattgtgtgcatatgttgtgagcatgtatatggttcttacaattggtatcagagcataggctcacaaatatgaaTGAAGTTTTTGCTTGGCATCAagatcgttttagggttttgcaaaacaaacacaaaaaaaaaaaaaagggtttttgctttacggatcaagtaactggtcaggtaactgaccaagtaactggtcatgtacctgatcaaggtaagttacttaagtcgattgctgcatctggttaattatcaaattcacacttccgctgtgatttttagcagcaaattggagaaaaagcaaaaacaggtttttctgtgaaattgatttcgattcatagcatgataattgagtttttgattgtgctcaagaacactagttggattcccggcgtgcgttaggttagagtagatggtgaccggatgaaatttacgatttcttgattgttttgtggtttcttggaatcgaaccaatttggttatgcttgaatatgcatgttgaattgattgatgatatggtattgtatctgtgattgtgtaaaattgtatgaagaacaaaaatctcccaaaaattgtttacacattattaaagtTGACAGATgcaagagcttaattttcttacaaggatgaatctgggtagaacataaagttaaaagctcatgagttttgtggtttttggcataagtgattatgatgcacaaagcattcttcattgatgttggcaaaaaacactgatcaggtaactgaccatgtcactggtcaggtaactgatcaagtacctgatcaagtaacaaaactgaaattgtgttttgtgttttaaaactatgcttcagttttatcttccaaagaagtggtcaagtatggttttagaatacaaaacagcaatatgcatgcttgatgaaaataaatacggatacttagaaatttttcttctgtctaaagatgtggataaatttctttggataacttgttttcattaaacatggtatattgataaagaactccaggatgttatgcttctactcaaaagtgttgcttaacattat contains these protein-coding regions:
- the LOC112180126 gene encoding SKP1-like protein 1B, whose protein sequence is MSSEKKIITLKSSDNETFEVDEAVALESQTIKHMVEDGCADNAIPLPNVTGAILAKVIEYCKKHVEEGGKDAEKDKAGDSPLKEFDSDFIKVDQNVLFDLILAANYLNIKGLLDLTCQTVADMIKGKTPEEIRKTFNIKNDFTPEEEEEVRRENQWAFE